The following proteins come from a genomic window of Verrucomicrobiota bacterium:
- a CDS encoding 8-amino-7-oxononanoate synthase: MTQRQGFNDELQRRLGLLRAQSLFRELRRVDSPQSTHIEIQGRSLLNFSSNDYLGLANDPRLKEAAMRATEKFGAGAGAARLICGSLAPHHELEGALASFKACEAALIFSSGYATAMGVICALLEKDDVMVIDKQVHACIVDAAKLCGAKLRVFAHNDLDDLERILKWADRRNAQNPAARRPHILIATESVFSMDGGHAPLDRIVELKEKYGAWLMVDEAHATGLYGAHRRGLIEDFGVADRVEIQMGTLGKALGVAGGYICGARVLIDYLVNRARTFIFSTAPAPGGSAAATAAIQVVQSHDGDARCRQLWERVGQIAGIRKKVCPTLSSHPAPLESPGASLSPPPSPAGRGGTTPENTKKPHASAIIPVLIGDEAKAVEISRALLAAGIYVPAIRYPTVRRGQAQLRLTLTASHTAEEASRLLATLSNLKSQI; the protein is encoded by the coding sequence GTGACTCAGAGGCAGGGTTTCAACGACGAGCTGCAACGGCGGCTGGGTTTGCTGCGCGCGCAAAGCCTGTTTCGCGAACTCCGCCGCGTGGACTCGCCGCAATCCACGCACATCGAAATCCAGGGCCGGTCTTTGCTGAACTTTTCTTCCAACGACTATCTGGGCCTGGCCAACGATCCTCGCCTCAAGGAGGCCGCCATGCGCGCGACTGAGAAATTCGGCGCCGGCGCGGGGGCGGCGCGGCTGATTTGCGGTTCGCTTGCGCCCCACCACGAACTGGAAGGCGCCCTCGCTTCTTTCAAAGCATGCGAAGCCGCGTTGATCTTCTCCTCCGGCTACGCCACGGCGATGGGGGTCATTTGCGCTCTTCTGGAAAAGGACGATGTAATGGTCATCGACAAACAAGTCCATGCCTGCATCGTGGATGCGGCGAAATTGTGCGGCGCCAAACTGCGTGTCTTCGCGCACAACGACCTCGACGATCTTGAACGCATCCTGAAGTGGGCTGACCGCCGCAACGCCCAGAACCCCGCCGCTCGCCGCCCGCACATCCTCATCGCCACCGAGAGCGTGTTTTCGATGGACGGCGGCCACGCCCCGCTCGATCGCATCGTTGAACTCAAGGAAAAATACGGCGCCTGGCTGATGGTCGATGAAGCGCACGCGACCGGGCTTTATGGCGCTCATCGCCGGGGATTGATTGAAGATTTCGGTGTCGCCGACCGCGTTGAAATTCAAATGGGCACGCTCGGCAAGGCACTCGGAGTCGCGGGCGGTTATATTTGCGGCGCGCGGGTTCTGATCGATTATCTCGTGAATCGGGCGCGGACCTTCATCTTTTCAACCGCCCCGGCGCCCGGCGGGTCGGCGGCGGCCACGGCAGCGATTCAAGTCGTGCAATCGCACGACGGAGATGCTCGCTGCCGGCAGCTCTGGGAGAGGGTGGGGCAGATAGCGGGAATCCGGAAGAAGGTTTGCCCAACGCTTTCCTCCCATCCAGCGCCATTGGAAAGTCCCGGCGCTTCTCTCTCACCCCCCCCCTCTCCCGCTGGGAGAGGGGGGACAACCCCGGAGAACACCAAGAAACCGCACGCCAGCGCCATCATTCCCGTCTTGATCGGTGATGAAGCCAAGGCCGTCGAGATTTCCCGCGCTCTGCTGGCCGCAGGAATCTACGTCCCGGCGATTCGTTATCCGACCGTTCGGCGCGGCCAGGCGCAGTTGCGGCTGACGTTGACCGCCAGTCACACGGCCGAAGAGGCGTCGCGTTTGCTGGCAACTCTTTCTAATCTCAAATCTCAAATCTGA